Proteins from one Ipomoea triloba cultivar NCNSP0323 chromosome 1, ASM357664v1 genomic window:
- the LOC116012882 gene encoding synaptotagmin-5-like isoform X1 — protein MGFIVWFLVGAALGVGMIACFARFQNMRSIKRIELATIVAAFARMTVEDSRKILPAEAYPPWVVFSQRQKLKWLNHHLKKLWPYIDQAASEVIREKVEPTLEKYRSPIIDDLKFSKLTLGTVAPQFTGVSIIEGDPEEIIMELELQWDGNPHIVLDITTLVGVSLPIEVKDIGFTGVFRIIFKPLVEEFPCFGAICYSLRNKKKLDFTLKVCGDISSIPGVLDALKSTILDAIEDSMMWPVRNIIPILPGDYSDLQLKPVGTLEVKLIQGKELINKDLVGKSDPFAEVFIRPQRERIKKSKVINNTLNPIWNENFEFEVEDASTQHLTVKVYDDEGIQASELIGCARVQLKELEPGKVKSVWLALVKDLEIQRDTKNRGQIHLELLYCPFGTQNIFMKFVDPDFRLTDLEKALQHGVKPATQKTRNLLFRGVLSATVISAEDLPATDLSGKCDPYVVLILKKSEQREKTRVMTNLLNPVWNQTFDFVVEDGLHELLILEVWDHDMCGKDKIGRCIMTLTRVIQEGEFTDTFELDGAESGKLHLNLMWTPQPIIQD, from the exons ATGGGTTTCATAGTCTGGTTCTTGGTTGGAGCTGCATTGGGCGTTGGAATGATAGCCTGTTTTGCAAGATTTCAAAATATGAGGTCCATAAAACGCATTGAGTTG GCAACAATAGTTGCAGCATTTGCAAGAATGACAGTTGAAGattcaagaaaaatacttcCAGCTGAAGCATACCCTCCTTGGGTTGTCTTCTCACAAAGACAAAAG TTAAAATGGCTTAATCATCATCTTAAGAAATTATGGCCATATATTGACCAG gcagcATCAGAAGTTATTAGGGAAAAAGTTGAGCCAACCCTTGAGAAATACAGATCCCCTATTATAGATGATTTGAAGTTTTCAAAGCTCACATTAGGTACTGTGGCTCCACAGTTCACAG GAGTTTCGATTATCGAAGGTGATCCTGAAGAAATTATTATGGAGTTGGAGTTGCAGTGGGATGGAAATCCACACATTGTACTTGACATAACTACTTTAGTTGGAGTGTCACTGCCGATAGAG GTTAAAGACATTGGATTTACTGGTGTTTTCAGGATAATATTCAAACCGTTAGTTGAGGAGTTCCCATGTTTTGGAGCTATTTGCTACTCCTTAAGAAATAAG AAAAAGCTTGATTTCACTCTCAAAGTTTGTGGCGATATCTCAAGTATTCCTGGAGTACTAGATGCTCTTAAG AGTACAATACTGGACGCGATTGAAGATTCTATGATGTGGCCAGTCCGCAATATCATTCCCATATTACCAGGAGATTACAG TGATTTGCAGTTAAAGCCTGTTGGAACACTAGAGGTGAAGCTCATTCAAGGTAAAGAGCTAATAAATAAAGACTTAGTCGGGAAATCTGATCCGTTTGCTGAGGTATTCATTCGTCCACAGCGCGAGAGGATTAAGAAAAGCAAAGTTATT AACAACACACTGAACCCGATCTGGAACGAGAATTTTGAGTTTGAAGTTGAAGATGCATCGACTCAACACTTGACTGTAAAAGTATATGACGATGAAGGCATTCAGGCTTCCGAACTTATTGGATGTGCTCGAGTGCAGTTAAAAGAGCTCGAGCCCGGAAAAGTGAAGAGTGTGTGGTTGGCACTGGTGAAAGATTTGGAGATTCAAAGGGACACAAAGAACAGAGGCCAG ATTCACTTGGAGCTGCTATACTGTCCTTTTGGCACACAgaacatatttatgaaattcGTCGACCCTGACTTTAGGCTGACTGACTTGGAGAAGGCCCTTCAGCATGGAGTGAAACCAGCCACGCAGAAGACACGCAATCTCCTCTTCAGAGGCGTTCTCTCCGCGACAGTCATATCAGCTGAGGACTTACCAGCCACCGACTTGTCTGGAAAATGTGATCCATATGTGGTACTGATACTGAAGAAGTCAGAACAGAGGGAGAAAACTAGA GTTATGACCAACTTATTGAATCCAGTTTGGAACCAAACATTTGACTTTGTTGTTGAGGATGGACTGCATGAACTGCTAATATTGGAAGTTTGGGACCATGACATGTGTGGAAAG GATAAAATCGGGCGATGCATAATGACACTCACTCGAGTTATACAAGAAGGCGAATTTACAGATACCTTCGAGCTTGATGGAGCGGAGTCTGGGAAGCTACACTTGAACCTTATGTGGACACCACAACCAATAATCCAGGATTGA
- the LOC116012882 gene encoding synaptotagmin-5-like isoform X2, with the protein MGFIVWFLVGAALGVGMIACFARFQNMRSIKRIELATIVAAFARMTVEDSRKILPAEAYPPWVVFSQRQKLKWLNHHLKKLWPYIDQAASEVIREKVEPTLEKYRSPIIDDLKFSKLTLGTVAPQFTGVSIIEGDPEEIIMELELQWDGNPHIVLDITTLVGVSLPIEVKDIGFTGVFRIIFKPLVEEFPCFGAICYSLRNKKKLDFTLKVCGDISSIPGVLDALKSTILDAIEDSMMWPVRNIIPILPGDYSDLQLKPVGTLEVKLIQGKELINKDLVGKSDPFAEVFIRPQRERIKKSKVINNTLNPIWNENFEFEVEDASTQHLTVKVYDDEGIQASELIGCARVQLKELEPGKVKSVWLALVKDLEIQRDTKNRGQIHLELLYCPFGTQNIFMKFVDPDFRLTDLEKALQHGVKPATQKTRNLLFRGVLSATVISAEDLPATDLSGKCDPYVVLILKKSEQREKTRFGTKHLTLLLRMDCMNC; encoded by the exons ATGGGTTTCATAGTCTGGTTCTTGGTTGGAGCTGCATTGGGCGTTGGAATGATAGCCTGTTTTGCAAGATTTCAAAATATGAGGTCCATAAAACGCATTGAGTTG GCAACAATAGTTGCAGCATTTGCAAGAATGACAGTTGAAGattcaagaaaaatacttcCAGCTGAAGCATACCCTCCTTGGGTTGTCTTCTCACAAAGACAAAAG TTAAAATGGCTTAATCATCATCTTAAGAAATTATGGCCATATATTGACCAG gcagcATCAGAAGTTATTAGGGAAAAAGTTGAGCCAACCCTTGAGAAATACAGATCCCCTATTATAGATGATTTGAAGTTTTCAAAGCTCACATTAGGTACTGTGGCTCCACAGTTCACAG GAGTTTCGATTATCGAAGGTGATCCTGAAGAAATTATTATGGAGTTGGAGTTGCAGTGGGATGGAAATCCACACATTGTACTTGACATAACTACTTTAGTTGGAGTGTCACTGCCGATAGAG GTTAAAGACATTGGATTTACTGGTGTTTTCAGGATAATATTCAAACCGTTAGTTGAGGAGTTCCCATGTTTTGGAGCTATTTGCTACTCCTTAAGAAATAAG AAAAAGCTTGATTTCACTCTCAAAGTTTGTGGCGATATCTCAAGTATTCCTGGAGTACTAGATGCTCTTAAG AGTACAATACTGGACGCGATTGAAGATTCTATGATGTGGCCAGTCCGCAATATCATTCCCATATTACCAGGAGATTACAG TGATTTGCAGTTAAAGCCTGTTGGAACACTAGAGGTGAAGCTCATTCAAGGTAAAGAGCTAATAAATAAAGACTTAGTCGGGAAATCTGATCCGTTTGCTGAGGTATTCATTCGTCCACAGCGCGAGAGGATTAAGAAAAGCAAAGTTATT AACAACACACTGAACCCGATCTGGAACGAGAATTTTGAGTTTGAAGTTGAAGATGCATCGACTCAACACTTGACTGTAAAAGTATATGACGATGAAGGCATTCAGGCTTCCGAACTTATTGGATGTGCTCGAGTGCAGTTAAAAGAGCTCGAGCCCGGAAAAGTGAAGAGTGTGTGGTTGGCACTGGTGAAAGATTTGGAGATTCAAAGGGACACAAAGAACAGAGGCCAG ATTCACTTGGAGCTGCTATACTGTCCTTTTGGCACACAgaacatatttatgaaattcGTCGACCCTGACTTTAGGCTGACTGACTTGGAGAAGGCCCTTCAGCATGGAGTGAAACCAGCCACGCAGAAGACACGCAATCTCCTCTTCAGAGGCGTTCTCTCCGCGACAGTCATATCAGCTGAGGACTTACCAGCCACCGACTTGTCTGGAAAATGTGATCCATATGTGGTACTGATACTGAAGAAGTCAGAACAGAGGGAGAAAACTAGA TTTGGAACCAAACATTTGACTTTGTTGTTGAGGATGGACTGCATGAACTGCTAA
- the LOC116013007 gene encoding uncharacterized transporter C405.03c-like: MMGWRYKAGLFLIAAVVIIWVTSAEVTQDIFTDYKQPFAVTYLGASLLVIYLPVAFLKDLIRSCFERHPNRSNKSTGNNDESCIGFSPTKVFEIEIQSLNRKDSDANITGEEGLPLIRNGTGDANQIKQDKQVSTREIAQYGFFIAPIWFVTEYLSNAALSYTSVASTTVLSASSGLFTLLFGVLLGQDTVNVAKVVAVFVSLGGVIMTTLGKTWAADDAELNSSLNGERSFIGDCFGLLSATTYGLFTVLLKKFAGEEGERVDMQKLFGYMGLFTLVAMWWLVWPLTALGIEPKFTIPHSAKTDEIVLANGLIGSVISDYFWALCVVWTTPLVATLGMSLTIPLAMVADMVIHGRHYSMVYILGSVQVFAGFVIANLSERIAKIL, translated from the exons GACATTTTCACAGACTACAAGCAACCATTTGCAGTGACATATCTTGGAGCTTCTTTACTTGTAATTTATCTCCCTGTAGCATTTCTTAAGGATTTGATACGCAGTTGTTTTGAGAGACACCCTAACAGAAGTAATAAAAGCACTGGAAACAATGATGAATCATGCATTGGCTTTAGCCCTACAAAAGTCTTTGAGATTGAAATTCAATCCTTGAATAGAAAAGACAGTGATGCAAATATTACAGGCGAGGAAGGACTGCCATTGATTAGAAATGGCACAGGTGATGCTAATCAGATTAAGCAAGATAAACAGGTTTCAACCAGAGAAATTGCTCAATATGGATTTTTTATTGCCCCTATCTGGTTTGTTACAGAG TACTTATCAAATGCTGCACTTTCCTATACCAGTGTGGCAAGTACAACTGTCTTATCTGCTTCTTCAGGATTATTCACTCTTCTTTTTGGTGTACTTTTGGGACAAGACACCGTAAATGTGGCTAAGGTAGTTGCGGTGTTTGTTAGCTTGGGTGGTGTTATTATGACCACTTTAGGGAAAACTTGGGCAGCTGATGATGCTGAGTTAAATTCTTCGTT AAATGGGGAGCGCTCTTTTATTGGGGATTGTTTTGGCCTTTTATCTGCCACAACATATGGGTTGTTTACAG TACTTCTTAAAAAGTTTGCTGGTGAAGAAGGAGAAAGGGTTGATATGCAAAAGTTGTTTGGGTACATGGGATTATTTACCCTCGTGGCTATGTGGTGGCTTG TATGGCCATTGACAGCCTTGGGCATCGAACCAAAGTTTACGATTCCTCATTCTGCTAAAACTGATGAAATTGTCCTCGCGAATGGACTCATTGGAAGTGTTATCTCTGACTACTTTTG GGCATTATGCGTCGTTTGGACAACTCCACTGGTTGCCACCTTGGGGATGTCTCTTACAATTCCACTCGCAATGGTAGCTGATATGGTAATTCATGGGCGCCATTATTCCATGGTTTATATTCTTGGTTCTGTCCAG GTATTTGCTGGGTTTGTAATAGCTAACCTTTCAGAACGAATCGCAAAGATTTTGTGA